The sequence tttccacagtctgtgttgatttgcggagccatgtcatctgctggtgttggtccactgtgcttcattaagtccaggttcaacgcagccgtctaccaggagattttggttccttccgcagacgagctttatagggatgctgacttcattttccagcagaacttggcacctgcccacactgccaaaagcaccaaagcctggttcaatgaccgtgggattactgtgcttgattggccatcaaactcgcctgacctgaaccccatagagaatctatggggcattgccaagagaaagatgagagacatgagaccgaacaatgcagaagagctgaaggctgctattgaagGATCTTCtatggtcttccataacacctcagcagtgccacaggctgatagcttccatgccagggccgccaccagaaattttggggcccctaactcagctcagggtctgggccccctggggcccgcctccaaataccgcccactgagtccacacacagacacaaacgcacacactgatacaaaaggacacagatacatactaacagacacacatactgaaacagacatacacgcatacaggcatacatactgacacacacatactgagacatacacacaggcatacatagtgacagacagacacatactaacatacatacagacacacatgcagaggacataaagacacatacatacagacaccgacatacatacatacacacacacacacacacacacacattcatacatacagacactgacatccatacacacatacattcataatggcatacagacatacacagacatacattcataatggcatacagacatacatacagacatacatacatacatacagactgacatacatgcatatatacagacatactgacagacatacatgcatacagacatccatacacacatacacacagacctacgttcataatgatatgcagacatacatgcatactaacatacagacatacatatatacatacatagacatacatacagacagacatacatgcatgcatgcatacagacatacacaaacatacatagacagacatgcatgcatgcatacagacatacacaaacatacatagacagacatacatgcatgcatgcagtcagacagacgtagacatacacacatgcatccagacatacatacatagacatacatgcatacagacatacatacagacagacatacatacatagacatacggacagacagacatgcatagacatacagacagacatgcatgcagacagacatacatacacagacatacatacacatacgtgcatccagacacacagacatacatgcatccagacagacatacacgcatacagacagacagacatagacatccagacagacatgcatgcatccagacagacatacatagacatacatgcatccagacagacatacatagacatacatgcatccagacagacatacatagacatacatgcaaacagacagacacatacagacagacagacatacatgcatacagacagacacagacagacagacatacagacacagacatgcatacagacacagacatgcatacagacatacagacagacatacatacatacatacatagacatacatgcattcagACATACACATAAAGACAGACATTCGAGTAtctcctgtatatatatatatatatatatatatatatgtatatatatatatatataaaaatctaaatattaaaattaaaaaaaaatgcaaaatattacATGAATTTGAAAAACTATCCAAAAATATTCACTCGAGGccttaatgcattaaaaaatgggagtcttttccttattattttccttttaagaAACCAAAATAAGaaagtgtttatattttttcttaaagcggcactgtcatgccgaatcccgttttttttttaacccccctcccgcctccactacatccaatcgaccccctagtcacccccaaatgcccctaagccccccacattacctattttttattctttattttctgccccgatctttattcagggcgccgccatctttgtgtgggtaggtgaagtccctgtgggacacgtcatctacccacactacacagactgtgagattcccgcacatgcccagtgaaacacctggacatgcgaacgggaatttcatctattcattcattcatcagacagacgaatgaatgaatagaaaaaatcagatgaacaaactaacactgagtatcagtgttcgtttgttcgatcagtttattacaaggagggagctaccagcgtgcagctccctccttgtaatatgtaactatagaagcggcagggagcagtgctcctcgccacttcctaagccccccatgtccccccctcactctatgggggtcaatatgacccccataatagcacaagggagattaaaatctccccaatgcccctactcgctataccgcgagtaggggcatgtccactaaacagtgagcagcctgtgacagtaggtccccccccttattgttttattagggcccccacccaccgcgcaggggtgggggccgggggggggaggacaataggtccccccccttattgttttattagggcccccactcaccgctcaggggtgggggccggggggaggacagtaggtcccccccccttattgttttattagggcccccacccaccgcgcaggggtgggggccagggggggaggacaataggtccccccccttattgttttattagggcccccacccaccgctcaggggtgggggccgggggggaggacagtaggtcccccccttattgttttattagggcccccacccaccgcgcaggggtgggggccagggggggggaggacaatagccccccccttattgttttattagggcccccacccaccgcgcaggggtggggggggggaggacaataggtcccccccccttattgttttattagggcccccactcaccgctcaggggtgggggccggggggaggacagtaggtcccccccccttattgttttattagggcccccacccaccgcgcaggggtgggggccagggggggaggacaataggtccccccccttattgttttattagggcccccacccaccgctcaggggtgggggccgggggggaggacagtaggtcccccccttattgttttattagggcccccacccaccgcgcaggggtgggggccagggggggggaggacaatagccccccccttattgttttattagggcccccacccaccgctcaggggtgggggccgggggggaggacagtaggtccccccccaatctttaacccccgcgcaggggtttattagttttttttttttttttttttttttttacagtgagcagccacaggctgctcactgcttactagacatgcccctactcgcggtatagcgagtaggggcatattatttactaatactaagtaatctttacttagtattagtaaagttggctgaaagaccaattcaggtctttcagccttttagtagatagctccctgataccgtgggaattagggagttatctactaagcggctgcaagatgcagccgcggcaatgaataggatcggagtttcattcattagaatgaaattccgatacgatcaaagtaccgaattgcatcctaacaccaatggagaaactgttctcattctgttaggatgcaattcggcagttttgccggcgttctatctaagtgacaggacgttcggcaatactgacaggaagcattgtgggaacagggaggaaagctagggatcatgggaaaattgctctgaccagcggaaatgaagcacactttgctcctccgctggtctgagctggtcaagcggaggaatcctctataagacaaagagtccctactttgtcttatgattttaaagaaaactaaagaagacaggaagaaaagaagaacagatcttgagagagggggagaagaggaagagattgaggaaaggtaagttcggcatgacagtgccgctttaagctttcATTAAACGACTCTGATATTTTATAAGTTTGCTATTACCTTATACAGATGAAAGAGGTTTCCTCCTTCTGTAGAGAGAAAGCCAGACTCTGTGCGGTATCTTAGAAGAGAGTTTTTCCTCCACTGGGACATTGGTGTGTTGTTTGGTACATGCCACAACTGCACATCACCAGCTGAAATATCGTAATAGCCTGGATTCTATACATGTGGGGAAAACAACATAAATTATAATTCAGACAACCATTGCCAACATGTTATTTATTTAGAGAAGCAAAGAATACATTCAACATCTACTTAGACTTAGATGACTTATTTGAAGGGACGCTCCAGACTGGCTTTGTAATTTCGATTTTTATTAGATGGTTTATAACAAGTTAATAGTATTTGTTATGTGACATAATACAACAGGATACCAGTATTGAACAGTAAAGAATGTAACAATGAACTGTCAGGACTATAAGTAGAAATAAGGAAgtggagagacagaataaaagaaaataaaggtaCATAACGTCCTGCCCTTCTGTGACTGACATAGGAGCATTGGCACTAGTGGTGTGTTGTACTTATTAGTGTTTAAAATGATAACTCTTAATGACACTTACCATTCATTTCAACTAGATGGGCCCAGTATTAAATACTTGCTCAGAGGCATATTTAACCCCCCATTGCTCTCGCTACTGAACAGGATATTTGACAGATTCTTCAGTCACATTATATGTAGAAAGCATACGTGGTGAGTGTCATACTATTCTCAAGTGGTTTGGCAAAATGTAGGGTTTTTCTAGGACATTGACTCCGGCTCCTCTGCTGTTGCTTGACTATTGCTTCCACTTTACCTGTACAACGTTGGGCAACTAGGATGCTCAACCTGTCACTGCTGCCCAAATATGCTTAGAACCTAATTATAGAATTTCAGGTCCTTGATTTCCAAGGTTCATAAAATTACCATGAATCTTCACTTCTAaaagataattatataaaaaaaaattgttcggTACCTTGTAGTCATCGCTGGTTGCTCCATCTGGTAACCCAAATGTAGCATAGTTGGCCCAGTTACCATCTCCTTCagggttatttatattgtttcccTGCTGGCTGGACCAGCGATCTCCAGTAGTACATTTGCCATACATGTTGTTCTCATGAATACTGGCCACCAGAGTCCAGCCTCCCCCGTCTGTTGTCATGTCACAGAATGTCTGGTAGGATACCCCTTGACTAGTTGTCAAAGTATAAATTCCATCTGTTACAAATAACATTTTCAATTAACTTGTTTCAGCATACAAAATTGCCCGGTGCAATGCTTCGTTATAGCTATTTGGGATGGGGATTGATGATCAGGGTTGAATTAGCATGAATCATTTTGTAGAATTTAGGCAGCTggatacaatatatttttaatagattCTGTTAGTATGTATTGTGCGATCTCCTAAATCTTGTTTGTTAAATTGAATTACTGTGTTATTTGCCGCCTGGTTTAATACTTGTCTGCTTATACGTGAACAAAATTTGAATTTTAATATAGTATATTGTGATATTATCTTTGGAGATTGTGCAAGTTATGTgctatattggaccatggccatAACTTTCTCAAAGTTTTGAtaaccattgtttttttttttccatatatattatacacacactttgGATCAACATTTGCTTTGGGGATGTCACGAATTGCCTACCTTCAGCATTTGTATGAGACTGCTTGATTTCTTTGCAGCTCCTATATTTGTAATTATTGTCCTTTACAGAAGAGCAGCATCCTGTATTGAAGTTGTTACTATCGTCATCCCAACAGGCCAACAAGTTCAGAATATTTAGCTTCTTCTCACGAGTGGAGGCATAATCTAAAAGAACATTTTCTTCAATGAAAAACACAAGGCATTGTACATTGACATTACAGTTgggataccatgcaggtgacttCCATTGCAAGATCAGCTCTCATTCATTCATGTGAACTGAATGGAATGTGGGTCTTGAGTTGGTAACTCAGTCACAAGCAACCCTTATTGACTAGGTTAAAAAAGAACGCGCAGGCAGAGCCTGACTTTCTAGCTGACAAGAGTTCGAGCTCCCGTGATCTGCGATATTTTTCTGGGGATAACCCGGCCTACAGTGTTGAAATGGGCCAAGAGGCTGTCTACCCGGGGAGCACCATCACACTCTGTTTGAGACCTCTCCTGAAGTCATTGGCTACCGGGAACTGCATTGGCAGTTGCGGCCTACATGCATAAGAGCTCAGGAAAGGCTCCCGATTCCCTCACTCACACAATAGCTGAATGACACTCCTGACCtcctatcctccccccccccccccctctgtggaCAGGTGGGGGTAATTCCAGTCACTGCTGGACTGACCTGACCACGTACCTTAGCTTAGATTTAAAGCACCATATAGAGCGCTCCTTGCTGCGACTAGAAGATATTTTTTAATCACTTTTGGGCAAAAATAGAGGAGAGCAGCGGCAACACTACATCTCAGTCACAT is a genomic window of Pelobates fuscus isolate aPelFus1 chromosome 8, aPelFus1.pri, whole genome shotgun sequence containing:
- the LOC134571478 gene encoding intelectin-1-like isoform X1, which produces MLVSWLVVVSLFFVDGLSSSCDYASTREKKLNILNLLACWDDDSNNFNTGCCSSVKDNNYKYRSCKEIKQSHTNAEDGIYTLTTSQGVSYQTFCDMTTDGGGWTLVASIHENNMYGKCTTGDRWSSQQGNNINNPEGDGNWANYATFGLPDGATSDDYKNPGYYDISAGDVQLWHVPNNTPMSQWRKNSLLRYRTESGFLSTEGGNLFHLYKKYPVRYNAGSCPTDNGPAIPVVYDFGNAAKTANYFSPNGRNEFIAGFVQFRVFNYEKAALALCPGIKVTQCNTEQHCFGGGGYIPQGDPKQCGDFAAIDWDGYGTHTGWSSSKEITESSVLIFYQ